Within the Vigna angularis cultivar LongXiaoDou No.4 chromosome 10, ASM1680809v1, whole genome shotgun sequence genome, the region AGAAAACTAAACCTGGGTGATTTTCATGTATGCACTCATCCGTCTTGGGCATGGATTGTTTTCCACCATAAATTCCACCAAACCCTTCTTCATCACACCTCGTAGCGTACCCTTCCCCAAACGAATGAGACATCACATCTCTTCATAACATTCATCATAATTAACTCATTTCAGTATGTACAGAATCAAGAATAATCCACTGATTGTCTTTCACTTTTACAATatctaatataattaataacatgGTTACTCTTAAGATCATTAATTGTTATCAAATGCGACTCATGATGTGTTATAGAATCTAGTAACATGGTAATGAATGAAATCGAGATATATTGTTTGAGCTCACCCATGTTTAGTTTCCTCGCTAGGTTTCTGACTCTTGTCCATGTTATGATCTCTACTGTTACTATCAGATTTGGTGCAGAATCTAACTGCGGAAGCTTCCCGACCGAGGTTGGAAGAGAGAGAGCGTGGGAGTGAAACGTGTTGATAGGTTAAAACCGTTTTGATGGAGTGACGCATTGCTTTTTCTATGTCGAGAAGGATGGATCTTGTGGCAGAGGCAGTGTGGTGGTAGTCCTATAATTTCGAACAATGCAAATCCTATTAATCCTCTCGTGCACTTAATCTGGTTCACATGCTTCAGAAAAAACATGAAGCACTTTCATGACATGACATGTGGTGTGTTTTGGACGTTTGTCCTTCACACAGACCCTCACGTGGAGGGCTGTTGAGCCTTTTGCATGCAAAGAATATTTCAATTCCTTTGATTTGAAGACTGTCATTGTGTAACAACTGAATAAACGCCACGTCCACCAGTGTGAAGAATATGTATTCTATTCTAGATTATTCTTCCTTTCTTGGTATGGAAAGAGTTCAAATTCATCcctttttgtatttgtttgcAAATTGCTATTGTAAAATAAGATATCCATGGTTCACCGTGACTGGACCCAGACATGTTGCACAAGATCTTATTCTGGGCTACCTTCGTATtctcaaaaatattaaacagTAATTAGTTTTAAGAGTT harbors:
- the LOC108335471 gene encoding uncharacterized protein LOC108335471; the encoded protein is MRHSIKTVLTYQHVSLPRSLSSNLGREASAVRFCTKSDSNSRDHNMDKSQKPSEETKHGDVMSHSFGEGYATRCDEEGFGGIYGGKQSMPKTDECIHENHPAYDKTQGSEVKEKEKARHQPSANA